Proteins found in one Microbacterium sp. SSM24 genomic segment:
- a CDS encoding cold-shock protein, translating to MSTQGTVKWFNSEKGFGFIAPDEGGADVFAHYTAITASGYRSLEENQRVEFEIAQGPKGLQAENIRPI from the coding sequence ATGAGCACGCAGGGCACCGTCAAGTGGTTCAACTCGGAGAAGGGCTTCGGCTTCATCGCTCCCGATGAGGGCGGCGCAGACGTCTTCGCGCACTACACCGCGATCACCGCAAGCGGATACCGCTCCCTCGAGGAGAACCAGCGGGTCGAGTTCGAGATCGCCCAGGGCCCCAAGGGCCTGCAGGCGGAGAACATCCGCCCCATCTAA
- a CDS encoding GntR family transcriptional regulator encodes MTTPLAPLVPSGAVLGDEVYARLGEAILDGTLAPGERLRDHELAEWLGVSRTPVREALQRLERVGLVEVSPHRYTRVSTPNDKAQADTLEFVAYLMGNAARMASTNATDEVLEDAIRELDAVIAASRFDDYAEMLRTSHIFFAKLTRATGNVAILRFMREAELAIRRNISTWRPIIECPVGRTTAYEGFREAMRERDGVRAEALLRQLHGLT; translated from the coding sequence ATGACGACCCCCCTCGCTCCCCTCGTCCCCAGCGGTGCGGTGCTCGGCGACGAGGTCTACGCCCGACTGGGCGAGGCGATCCTCGACGGCACCCTCGCCCCGGGCGAACGACTGCGCGATCACGAGCTCGCCGAATGGCTCGGCGTATCGCGCACCCCCGTGCGCGAAGCGCTGCAGCGCCTGGAACGCGTGGGCCTCGTCGAAGTGTCGCCGCATCGCTACACGCGCGTGTCGACGCCGAACGACAAGGCCCAGGCCGACACCCTCGAGTTCGTCGCCTATCTCATGGGCAACGCCGCGCGCATGGCGAGCACGAACGCCACCGATGAGGTGCTCGAGGACGCGATCCGCGAGCTCGACGCGGTGATCGCGGCATCCCGCTTCGACGACTACGCCGAGATGCTGCGCACGAGCCACATCTTCTTCGCGAAGCTCACCCGGGCGACGGGGAACGTGGCGATCCTGCGTTTCATGCGAGAGGCCGAGCTCGCGATCCGCCGCAACATCTCGACGTGGCGTCCGATCATCGAGTGCCCCGTCGGGCGCACCACCGCCTATGAGGGCTTCCGCGAGGCGATGCGCGAGCGCGACGGGGTGCGCGCCGAGGCGCTCCTGCGGCAGCTCCACGGGCTCACCTGA
- a CDS encoding GNAT family N-acetyltransferase: MNHIELRDLDDDDLDAIFEMMRDPEGVAMAAFTAEDPDDRHAFDAWITRQRGDDDVLYQVVTENGGFAGTAAVFTIDGDREVSFWIARHAWNRGVATAALRLLVSREAVRPLFARAAEHNLASVAVLRHSGFTEVSRNVAYAPGLGREVEEGVFVLLPALDGA, encoded by the coding sequence GTGAACCACATCGAGCTGCGCGATCTGGACGACGACGACCTCGACGCGATCTTCGAGATGATGCGCGACCCCGAGGGCGTCGCGATGGCTGCTTTCACCGCCGAGGACCCGGACGACCGTCACGCGTTCGACGCGTGGATCACACGGCAGCGCGGCGACGACGACGTGCTCTACCAGGTGGTGACGGAGAACGGGGGCTTCGCCGGCACGGCCGCCGTCTTCACGATCGACGGGGACCGCGAGGTCAGCTTCTGGATCGCCCGCCACGCCTGGAACCGCGGCGTCGCCACCGCCGCGCTGCGTCTGCTCGTGTCGCGCGAGGCGGTGCGCCCGCTGTTCGCGCGGGCCGCCGAGCACAACCTCGCATCGGTGGCGGTGCTGCGGCACTCCGGGTTCACCGAGGTCTCCCGCAACGTCGCGTACGCCCCGGGCCTCGGCCGCGAGGTCGAAGAAGGAGTCTTCGTGCTGCTTCCCGCGCTCGACGGGGCGTGA
- a CDS encoding FhaA domain-containing protein has product MGLLDSFEKGLERAVNSAFAKTFRSGIQPVEIASALRSELDKKAAVVSRDRILTPNTFVVRLSPADDEKMAAIGDALIDELDTLVHKHAKKQGYSFAGPVTIALQRDEQVSTGTLRVDSSTAQGGRVSWRGVVDIEGKRHPLVKGRTVIGRGSDADITISDAGTSRRHVEILWDGERAMVRDLKSTNGTMLDGRKVGEAVLPPDSTVTIGRTDIVFHVVAQAATPPRPTMSAQDATRAYDLRDGGPLA; this is encoded by the coding sequence GTGGGACTACTTGACAGCTTCGAGAAAGGTCTCGAGCGCGCAGTGAACAGCGCGTTCGCGAAGACCTTCCGCAGCGGCATCCAACCCGTCGAGATCGCCTCCGCCCTGCGCAGCGAGCTCGACAAGAAGGCTGCCGTGGTGAGCCGCGACCGCATCCTCACGCCGAATACGTTCGTCGTGCGCCTGTCGCCTGCCGACGACGAGAAGATGGCCGCGATCGGCGATGCGCTGATCGACGAGCTCGACACGCTGGTGCACAAGCACGCCAAGAAGCAGGGCTACTCGTTCGCCGGGCCGGTCACGATCGCGCTGCAGCGGGACGAGCAGGTTTCGACCGGCACCCTCCGGGTGGACTCCTCGACCGCGCAGGGCGGCCGGGTGTCGTGGCGGGGCGTCGTCGACATCGAGGGCAAGCGGCATCCGCTGGTCAAGGGCCGCACGGTCATCGGCCGCGGCAGCGATGCGGACATCACGATCTCGGATGCCGGCACCAGCCGCCGGCACGTCGAGATCCTGTGGGACGGCGAGCGCGCGATGGTCCGCGACCTGAAGTCGACGAACGGCACGATGCTCGACGGCCGCAAGGTGGGAGAGGCGGTGCTTCCGCCCGACTCCACGGTGACCATCGGCCGCACCGACATCGTGTTCCACGTGGTCGCGCAGGCTGCGACGCCGCCGCGCCCGACGATGTCGGCCCAGGACGCCACGCGAGCCTACGACCTGCGCGACGGAGGTCCTCTGGCATGA
- a CDS encoding FHA domain-containing protein, with the protein MSELTLLLLRIGFLVLMWAFVFAVVYSLRADLFGVKVRRMPEAAPAAAAPAASAAASRAGATAPVAPAAAPAPAAGPKGGPATADAVSRIVITSGPKAGIELPLGTEPLTIGRSSESALVIRDDYTSSHHARLVLWGDQWMIQDLDSTNGTWHDGSRVTAPAPVTIGAPIKVGATTFELRK; encoded by the coding sequence ATGAGCGAACTCACCCTGCTCCTCCTGCGCATCGGCTTCCTCGTCCTGATGTGGGCGTTCGTGTTCGCCGTCGTCTACTCGTTGCGGGCGGACCTGTTCGGCGTGAAGGTGCGCCGGATGCCGGAGGCCGCACCCGCGGCGGCCGCACCCGCGGCATCCGCGGCGGCCTCACGCGCCGGCGCCACCGCACCCGTCGCACCCGCGGCGGCCCCCGCCCCGGCGGCAGGACCGAAGGGCGGACCGGCCACCGCCGACGCGGTCTCGCGCATCGTGATCACGAGCGGACCGAAGGCCGGCATCGAGCTGCCGCTCGGCACCGAGCCCCTCACGATCGGCCGCTCGAGCGAGTCCGCGCTCGTCATCCGCGACGACTACACCTCGAGCCACCATGCCCGCCTCGTGCTGTGGGGCGACCAGTGGATGATCCAGGACCTCGACTCCACCAACGGCACCTGGCACGACGGCTCCCGTGTGACCGCTCCGGCCCCCGTGACGATCGGTGCCCCGATCAAGGTCGGCGCCACGACCTTCGAGCTGCGGAAGTAG
- a CDS encoding PP2C family protein-serine/threonine phosphatase, whose amino-acid sequence MVFQGSSVAISHTGKVRSNNQDSGYAGSNLFVVADGMGGHAGGDVASSLAIARLQSLDRPYESTAAAERELRDAIADAATQLIDTVDDRPELAGMGTTVSALIMVDDYAVIAHIGDSRIYLFRDGALTQITTDHTFVQRLVDSGRITPEEARYHPRRSVLMRVLGDMDPDPELDTFIMPTQPGDRWLLCSDGLSGVVDDPHTAKALALGLAPGRTADILLKQALDGGAPDNVTIVLVDVGGQHPIFSGTPTVVGSASNPIGIEVPAARPGRTSWLHPNRQAANEPTHFEPAAEFLEELIEEDRRRVRRRRIGWIAGVVLVLAILAGALWVGYQWTQTRYYVGADEDTVVIFQGVQQNIGPISLSTPYEDTEIPLDSLPEFARATVEGTISASSLSDARRIVATIVETSGGGG is encoded by the coding sequence ATGGTCTTCCAGGGCTCGAGCGTCGCCATCTCGCACACCGGCAAGGTGCGCTCCAACAACCAGGACTCCGGTTACGCCGGATCGAACCTGTTCGTCGTGGCCGACGGCATGGGCGGCCACGCCGGCGGCGACGTCGCGTCGAGTCTGGCGATCGCCCGACTGCAGAGTCTCGACCGACCGTACGAGTCGACGGCGGCGGCCGAGCGGGAGCTTCGCGACGCGATAGCGGATGCCGCCACCCAACTGATCGACACGGTCGACGACCGCCCGGAGCTGGCGGGCATGGGCACGACCGTGAGCGCGCTGATCATGGTCGACGACTACGCGGTGATCGCCCACATCGGCGACTCGCGCATCTACCTCTTCCGCGACGGCGCCCTCACCCAGATCACGACCGACCACACGTTCGTGCAGCGCCTGGTCGACTCCGGCCGCATCACGCCCGAGGAAGCCAGGTACCACCCGCGCCGGTCCGTGCTGATGCGCGTGCTCGGCGACATGGACCCCGATCCCGAGCTCGACACGTTCATCATGCCGACGCAGCCGGGCGACCGGTGGCTGCTCTGCTCGGACGGGCTCTCCGGGGTCGTCGACGACCCGCACACGGCCAAGGCGCTCGCGCTCGGCCTGGCACCCGGCCGCACCGCCGACATCCTGCTCAAGCAGGCGCTGGACGGCGGCGCCCCCGACAACGTCACGATCGTCCTGGTCGACGTCGGAGGACAGCATCCGATCTTCTCGGGCACGCCCACCGTGGTCGGCTCGGCCTCCAACCCGATCGGAATCGAGGTCCCGGCCGCGCGCCCGGGGCGCACGAGCTGGCTCCACCCCAACCGTCAGGCCGCGAACGAGCCGACGCATTTCGAGCCGGCCGCCGAGTTCCTCGAGGAGCTCATCGAGGAGGACCGCCGCCGTGTGCGTCGCCGCCGCATCGGCTGGATCGCGGGTGTCGTGCTGGTGCTCGCGATCCTCGCCGGTGCGCTGTGGGTCGGGTACCAGTGGACCCAGACCCGCTACTACGTGGGCGCCGACGAAGACACGGTGGTGATCTTCCAGGGCGTGCAGCAGAACATCGGCCCGATCTCGCTCTCGACCCCGTACGAGGACACCGAGATCCCCCTCGACTCGCTGCCCGAGTTCGCGCGGGCGACCGTCGAGGGCACCATCTCTGCAAGCTCCCTCTCAGACGCCCGCCGTATCGTCGCGACCATCGTCGAGACCTCGGGAGGAGGCGGATGA
- a CDS encoding FtsW/RodA/SpoVE family cell cycle protein, producing MSGPTSTATEPVSTDTAVLRALRRIRVPQTQRNRELGLLVFAFAINGSAVALVQLGALGAIDWTFLVYCGGLTALVVALHIVLRLRARDADPFVVPIATLLTGLGLAMIYRIDIARERHGWEAFSTRQLAWAAIALVLAIAVVLLLRNYRVLFRYTYIFGFIGIALLVLPIVPGLGTDANADVWVSLGFFSFQPGELAKISLAIFFAGYLVRTRESLSSVGTRFLGVTWPRARELGPLLVLWLISLGIIVMQRDLGTGLLIFGMFVAMLYVATGKTSWVLIGVTLAAAGALIASQVLSYVNGRFTNWLDAFNPAVIDANGGSYQLVQGIFGLAQGGLIGTGLGQGRPYLTPVSESDYILPALGEELGLIGVFAILCLYMVFTSRGIRIGLAGQDDFGKLLATGLSFTIALQVFIMVGGVTRIIPLTGLTTPFLAAGGSSLVANWIIVALLLRISDAVRSRPRVVIG from the coding sequence ATGAGCGGCCCCACGAGCACGGCGACCGAGCCCGTCTCCACCGACACCGCAGTGCTGCGTGCGCTGCGGCGCATCCGCGTGCCGCAGACGCAGCGCAACCGCGAACTCGGGCTGCTGGTCTTCGCCTTCGCGATCAACGGGTCGGCGGTGGCGCTCGTCCAGCTCGGGGCGCTCGGCGCGATCGACTGGACGTTCCTCGTCTACTGCGGCGGGCTGACCGCCCTGGTGGTCGCCCTTCACATCGTTCTGCGCCTGCGAGCGCGCGACGCCGACCCCTTCGTCGTGCCGATCGCCACGCTGCTGACCGGTCTGGGCCTCGCGATGATCTACCGCATCGACATCGCCCGCGAGCGGCACGGCTGGGAGGCCTTCTCCACCCGGCAGCTCGCCTGGGCGGCGATCGCGCTGGTCCTCGCGATCGCGGTCGTCCTGCTGCTGCGCAACTACCGGGTGCTGTTCCGCTACACGTACATCTTCGGGTTCATCGGCATCGCGCTCCTGGTCCTCCCGATCGTCCCCGGACTGGGGACCGACGCGAATGCCGACGTGTGGGTGTCGCTCGGCTTCTTCAGCTTCCAGCCCGGCGAGCTCGCCAAGATCTCACTCGCGATCTTCTTCGCCGGCTATCTGGTGCGCACGCGGGAGAGCCTCAGCTCCGTCGGCACCCGGTTCCTCGGGGTCACGTGGCCGCGCGCGCGCGAGCTCGGCCCGCTGCTCGTGCTCTGGCTCATCTCGCTCGGCATCATCGTGATGCAACGCGATCTCGGCACCGGCCTGCTCATCTTCGGCATGTTCGTCGCGATGCTCTACGTCGCCACCGGCAAGACGAGCTGGGTGCTCATCGGCGTGACTCTCGCGGCCGCCGGAGCCCTCATCGCGTCGCAGGTGCTGTCGTACGTCAACGGACGGTTCACGAACTGGCTGGATGCCTTCAATCCGGCCGTCATCGACGCCAACGGCGGCAGCTATCAACTCGTGCAGGGCATCTTCGGCCTCGCGCAGGGCGGGCTGATCGGCACCGGCCTCGGCCAAGGCCGTCCGTACCTGACGCCCGTCTCGGAGAGCGACTACATCCTGCCCGCGCTCGGCGAGGAGCTCGGCTTGATCGGCGTCTTCGCGATCCTGTGCCTCTACATGGTCTTCACGAGCCGCGGCATCCGCATCGGCCTCGCCGGCCAGGACGACTTCGGCAAGCTGCTCGCCACCGGCCTCTCGTTCACGATCGCCCTGCAGGTGTTCATCATGGTCGGCGGCGTCACGCGCATCATCCCCCTCACGGGCCTCACGACACCGTTCCTCGCTGCCGGCGGATCGTCGCTGGTCGCGAACTGGATCATCGTCGCTCTGCTGCTGCGGATCTCGGATGCCGTACGCAGCCGCCCCCGGGTGGTGATCGGCTGA